The following DNA comes from Augochlora pura isolate Apur16 chromosome 6, APUR_v2.2.1, whole genome shotgun sequence.
ATTCGCGGCGCGAAACCTGTATTCCGACTTAATTCCTCGATTTCGctaattcttttttctcgGGGAGCGCGTACTCGACGCCCTCGGTCGAAGCGAGAGCGCACCCACCTAAATCTTCGCGCAGCATTGGCGTCGAACGATCCCAATGCCAGAGAACAGGAAAAACTCGTTCGACGGCATTATCCGGCGTGCGTGCTCGTTTTCGCGCAAgtgacataattaattttgggGAGAAAAGAGGCACCTTCGGCGACGCGTAACCTTCGCGTTTCAACGGCCGCGGCCCGTTCCATtgacgttctttttttttacatttcttgtTCAGTTTACGGTAGAGATAAGTATGCGATCGTGCAATCGCCTCGATGGAATGCGCATCCGCGTGTCCATTAACGAGGTCGGGAagatacattatatacatatacatacatatatacgtatacgtatacacatatataccTTCAGTTGCGTATACCGAAATGCTAACCAGTTAACCCTTCGTCGTGGTCAAGATCAATTCTTTAATACTAAGTGAAACGATGCTCCATTGTGCTCGCTCGGCGCAGTTGCatgttacttttatatttagcaCACGCACCTGAAGCGTATACgaaaactgtatttatttattaagctaAGCACAGCGAGACGGTGTTCAAAGATATACGATATGTGAGTGAGACTCGTGTAATCAATAAAATGTAAGTTTTTGAAGTATATAACGCGGGGATGTGAGCGTGTTATTTCTTCATTCATTACCATTGTAATTCTTAAATAAGCGTTATCGTTgattatcattaaataaactagTTGAGGAGTTATCTTGTTATAGTTATAGGCATTTCTTCAGGTGAGAATTGTTTTGTTCTTAGAGGACACTTTTTCTGcgcgaattattattaccttccactttagtatattttaatgagacctttttatattgaatggattttaattttagaaacatcGTTTAGAGacgactttttaaataaaaatttatgaaattattatggtTGAAGCAAAATAATATCTTGTATACATGTTTGATTGCAGTATACATGTTGATTAAGTACCTGTAACGTTACTTGCattattgctttatttttataatatattatttcacataatCTCTACGATTTATCCCAAACAGAACAATCGAAGATAAATCTACAAGTTGCACTACCCACAcaaggtttttttttcttgtaacCTTTTAAACAAAGGCAGTTGCATGCAAATTTCTCCTCTATCAGACCTTAATCTCGACAAAACCAGATCgcgaattagaaaaatattttaagagtcagtttacacatttttcattcatttttacacACCGAATAAACCAATAATTAACCGTGGCAATAttctgtgaaattttatttactaaaaatcgTTCGTCGCGCGAAAGGATAAGAAAAACACAAACGGGAATaagagaaacattttaattcaggtatgcaaataaaaatacattttacaaaatacataATCGTTAAGATTGCGCGCGTTACGCTGTGAGAACGAGAGCATAGCGACGAAGCAAATTTTGTACGCAAAACCTAATTCTATGAACGTTTTAAATCGATAATACGTGAACAACGTacgtgaaagaaaaagaaaaaaaaacaaataaaacgcTACTCGACGGAACGCAGACTGTCGCTGGCCGCGaagtaagaaaaagaatttcgtATTCTAAGCGTTGGACGGATTCCTGATAAGCTACATTTTCCGCTTGCTTTCGTGtccttttcaaaaataattcaagaaacGCGCGCTCGCCGACAACAGTGACGCGCGGGTTTCCCCGTTCACAAAAGGAAACTCGTGGAACACTTTTCCGCGACGCGAGAAGTCGCGAACGATACTCGCCGCGGGACCAGTTTCCCGCGCGTGCTTTCTGTCGGCGAGCCGCGTCgaacagaaaatttcgaaagtcGAACAAATAGAAAGCGAAGATTAAACCGAGTAAACTAAAATAgaagacgaaaaaaaaacatacagCACTCTGTCTAATTACAACGGCGTGCGATATTAAAGACGCGTGTCAGCGATTCGATCGAAACGTCGGGGGgagacgcgcgacgcgatccGAAATTAACAGTTTCTCTTTACTGTACAACCACGTCACGTCAAATCTATATACACGTATGGTACAAAAATAATCGGCTCGtttctttcttcatttttttttttttttttttttttgttggttTCACGGTAATATAATGAATCGTTACGGGAACGATAAATTTAGATGAAGCGTTTAGCGTGTGTTAGCGCGGTTCTACGTCGACTAACGAGGTGTCTAACTATAAAACGCCTAACGAGTTCGTCGCGACGGTGCGCGACCGCTTTTAATAACAAGACAGGTACCGCTACGACGAAAACTGGCAAGAAGAAACGACGGAGAGACCAACGACACGGTCGATGTCGGCTTCGCGCGTCGACACTGATCGAATTCTTACCCCTAAAGTGGCATCTCTCTTTCCCCTAATTGGCGAAGTACGGTGTATTCTGCTCGGTCTCCGTTTGTTCTATTGTTATTTGTACCATAACAGTCGCGCGACGTTAAACCACGTTCTGGCTCGATTGGAAGTAACGGTAGCCGACGACGGCCAGCGCGACGACGTAGAGGGAATGGAGGATCGATGCGCTCGTCGCCGAGTTGCAGAGATCGGTGCTGCAAATGTGGCAGGATTCGATCACGTTTGGACCGGCGATCGCCATGGAGCTGCACGGGCCGTCGGTGATGCTCGCCTCGTCGACGTTCGGTGTCGAGCACTGACGTATCACGACTCGGTCGCCATTTTCTGCGGAAAAACTGGATCGTCAATTTATGCacaatttatggaaatatatgtattgGACTGATGCGGGAATCCTTTATGTTTCGAACGCAATTTCGTCTTCGGTACAGTCTCCTGTGTACGCGGGATGTTCCACAAGTGTGATCAGTGGACTGATGCGAATGTAGGAAAATTGGagttataaaaatgtcgaagATATTAAcgttgaatatatttcagcTCGAACGCGATGGGCCAAgaattatgattaatattgaaaGCAATGTGCGAGGTTTCTTTAAGCtgatcttttatttcttttgaattatACGTGCTCATTGTAGAGTAAGAATGAAAATGCTGTCAggaattgttaatttacaCGATTccttgcattttataaatctagACGTGCCTTGAATGCATAAAGCACAATGCAGTCCAGTGACCACTGTTTTGTAAGCATTCGTACGAAAatgtttgaacatttttgcTATTGAAggcgataatataatattatataatatatttcactttttaaattgttataatcattattttgactcaagttttactattttcctattttcatCAAACTATCCTTTAAAAACCAAATTCCAATAAGTTATTAACCTTTAAGGATGGTTGTGTACCATTttcattatgtataattatataatgtaaaattgtgGCGGCATGTgcaatttgcaaaaattacaata
Coding sequences within:
- the LOC144470692 gene encoding UPAR/Ly6 domain-containing protein CG9338; the encoded protein is MSPRTEWMLVIFGLVVLAQSGSALRCWVCASNANSLCGDPMNITEHQATFHTKVCDGGIYDSSKPICRKIVKRENGDRVVIRQCSTPNVDEASITDGPCSSMAIAGPNVIESCHICSTDLCNSATSASILHSLYVVALAVVGYRYFQSSQNVV